A genomic window from Betta splendens chromosome 17, fBetSpl5.4, whole genome shotgun sequence includes:
- the LOC114845047 gene encoding microtubule organization protein AKNA-like isoform X2 → MDREPEGSDEDVQEENRSTVLWEKSFQQSIFVDLSEDESLHFSDLEGSLNLHLSQAESAASEGSIHLSGSAELSPLDDDTSSECSVIGSQSDRAVEKRSKSSRVQVSAQRPNTTQEDLPNNGDSGQNTSDEDQEDLPFDDDLGCLYFNQTVLSEGSRSSNGRETVHGSPNVLQQSSPLLQQIENKFIKSLEFVEDDDAKPTTLLKEDANSCGASKPNKVPSSNLVDINHVLLRHFSQEELLQSGRLIEAETLPELSLLESVDDTVFSLAQTRKSTAKDSNRSESHTRNSKISQSLCSGVTEEKKNDASKSSSSDEETRSNMDYASVSADSNKSSEDNGDVDGRKADDAGQASVPFVRTKSFSEIKYGQGQVHYPLPDFSKVAPKVKIPKAPSAAARPAPQSPSFIHRTQSSPGMLDVISRVLEDSVLPPEPYVFKHEDKQSSPALVHHLQTEYDKLLTRYAEAENLIDQMRLGTNAHTCSETMLNSNTEDHQVQRNDDDDDDDHKNLVQESSLGSMASHIPLSEGFVEKGTTAPQSDLKQVSRASLIQSEEHPSDGEKMTAELSDIISQFTQKVNEFKLSVSNMLGSTGEQQMMLRSMMEAQDQLERKYRSKKDEHRALEMQNYMGLSRNTGTFDPNRLVEGEIFRIGMHLEDIKEMIEKNVREQISSSNETLQPEPSPLCVSPPPSLHEGPRVIFSAASCEMGTHNKVKGGEEEEKATIVARGDGGLERSSELISSDSLLKHTVWNSCSSWNPTEVSGRSEDGEGTEEEDSSFLSKGLDHSNILAYLSGSGSTSLQRDWTPDSSCSFLDGVLNPEEECMSLGVEASKSCATPRDSDAHCPLEPPLSASSRIVSPETDSGFGSSYLNQSGSGPFQPTHLTESGLRSSDSEGSSSNLQTAIHSVSLTSQQWAAVPNQCGGAVAVEGWVEGTAIRPSERLQADKTGSDSIQPTPVHHHVSTPFIRTTMDTGTGHNQSPCSCNSEAILALQSEVSRLKKDLEEGLVQLPHLAQKMDYLTSKYKQGRQERRSKPRPRIHQKSLSNSPAKLDDWISSDMEASKSKVTDSDDTAESEITLQFHSSPAGSSRGRATLESVPHQTLRSHREESMKTYSFTSFSLKRGKEFSDHSDRPQTAFMERWSPLSTASLQKPLLQVNYGSSSSLPASYKVREPPQQPMLDQRKRSTQSDTALLPSDVYFQQTSTRASAPAKTGGRTTRWRGSKDDDVNGTLDRAIEVARSMKRTTDRMAKRLSADLARAQVHRKLHHGKHHAP, encoded by the exons ATggacagagaaccagagggGTCAGATGAGGATGTGCAGGAAGAGAACAGGTCCACTGTGCTGTGGGAGAAGTCTTTTCAGCAAAGCATCTTTGTCGATTTAAGCGAGGACGAAAGTCTCCACTTCAGCGATTTAGAAGGTTCTTTAAATTTACATCTATCCCAGGCAGAATCTGCTGCATCAGAGGGTAGCATTCATCTGAGTG GGAGTGCAGAGCTATCACCCTTGGATGATGACACATCCTCTGAGTGTAGCGTTATTGGCAGTCAGAGTGACAGGGCGGTAGAAAAGAGGAGCAAGAGCAGCAGAGTGCAGGTGTCAGCCCAAAGACCAAATACCACACAAGAGGATCTGCCTAACAATGGAGACTCAGGGCAAAACACGAGCGATGAAGATCAGGAAGATCTACCTTTTGACGATGACCTTGGATGCTTGTACTTCAACCAGACAGTTCTCTCTGAGGGCAGCAGGAGCTCCAATGGAAGAGAAACTGTTCACGGAAGTCCTAATGTTCTACAACAGAGCTCCCCTCTTCTACAACAGATAGAAAATAAGTTTATCAAAAGCTTGGAGTTTGTTGAAGACGATGACGCCAAACCAACAACTCTGTTGAAGGAGGATGCAAACTCTTGTGGTGCTTCCAAGCCAAATAAAGTTCCATCATCTAATCTAGTGGACATAAACCACGTGTTACTCCGACACTTCTCCCAGGAGGAGTTGCTTCAGTCAGGTAGGCTGATTGAGGCAGAGACCCTGCCAGAGTTGTCCCTGCTGGAAAGCGTGGATGACACTGTTTTCAGTCTGGCCCAAACGCGCAAAAGCACAGCAAAGGACAGTAACCGCTCAGAGAGTCACACTCGTAATTCTAAAATCAGCCAGAGTCTCTGCTCGGGCGTGACGGAGGAAAAGAAGAATGATGCATCGAAGAGTTCAAGTTCAGATGAGGAAACGCGAAGCAACATGGATTATGCCTCTGTAAGCGCAGACTCAAACAAGAGCAGCGAGGATAACGGTGATGTCGATGGAAGGAAGGCTGACGATGCTGGTCAGGCTTCAGTCCCATTTGTGCGCACCAAGTCCTTCAGTGAGATAAAATATGGCCAAGGTCAAGTCCATTACCCGCTGCCCGACTTCTCTAAGGTTGCCCCAAAGGTTAAAATCCCCAAAGCTCCCAGTGCAGCGGCCAGACCCGCTCCCCAGAGCCCCAGCTTTATACACAGGACCCAGTCTTCTCCTGGTATGTTGGACGTGATCAGCAGAGTCCTGGAGGATTCAGTCCTGCCACCAGAGCCTTACGTCTTCAAGCATGAGGACAAACAGAGTTCTCCAGCACTGGTGCATCACCTGCAG ACTGAATATGACAAATTATTAACCAGATATGCTGAAGCAGAAAACCTTATTGATCAAATGAGGTTAGGAACTAAT GCTCACACCTGCTCAGAAACGATGCTGAATTCAAATACTGAAGATCATCAGGTCCAgcgtaatgatgatgatgatgatgatgatcacaaAAACCTAGTCCAGGAAAGCAGTCTTGGATCGATGGCTTCTCACATTCCCCTATCAG AAGGTTTTGTTGAAAAGGGAACAACAGCACCTCAGAGCGACCTTAAGCAGGTGAGCAGGGCCTCACTTATCCAGAGTGAGGAGCATCCCAGTGATGGGGAAAAGATGACTGCTGAGCTGAGTGACATCATCAGCCAGTTCACACAGAAA GTGAATGAATTTAAGTTAAGCGTAAGCAACATGCTGGGGAGCACAGGAGAGCAACAAATG ATGTTGAGGAGTATGATGGAGGCTCAGGACCAGCTGGAGAGGAAATACAGGAGTAAGAAGGATGAGCACAGAGCTCTGGAGATGCAGAACTACATGGGCCTGTCCAGAAACACTGGCACCTTCGACCCAAACAG GCTGGTGGAGGGAGAAATATTCAGAATAGGGATGCACCTCGAAGACATAAAGGAGATGATAGAGAAAAATGTGCGTGAGCAGATTTCCTCCTCCAACGAGACGCTGCAGCCGGAGCCGAGTCCCCTCTGCGTGTCCCCTCCACCGTCCCTGCACGAG GGGCCAAGAGTGATTTTTTCTGCAGCGAGTTGTGAGATGGGGACGCACAATAAAGTAAaaggaggtgaagaagaagagaaggcaACCATTGTGGCTCGTGGTGACGGTGGATTAGAGCGAAGCAGCGAGCTCATATCATCTGACTCTTTACTAAAACACACTGTGTGGAACAGTTGCTCCTCATG GAACCCCACAGAGGTCTCTGGAAGATCTGAGGATGGGGAGGGAACTGAAGAGGAGGACAGCTCTTTCCTGTCAAAGGGACTAGATCACAGTAACATCTTAGCATATCTGAGTGGATCTGGGTCAACTTCATTACAGAGGGACTGGACACCTGACAG TAGCTGTAGCTTCCTGGATGGAGTCTTGAACCCAGAAGAAGAATGTATGAGTCTGGGTGTGGAAGCATCCAAATCCTGTGCTACACCCAGAGACTCAGACGCCCACTGCCCCTTAGAACCTCCTCTCTCAGCCTCATCT AGGATTGTgagcccagagacagacagcgGATTTGGGAGCTCGTATTTAAATCAATCAGGGTCTGGTCCATTTCAGCCAACCCACCTCACAGAAAG TGGTTTACGAAGCTCAGACAGTGAGGGCTCGTCCTCCAACCTGCAGACAGCCATCCATTCAGTCTCTTTGACCAGCCAGCAGTGGGCTGCGGTCCCAAATCAGTGTGGTGGAGCAGTGGCAGTGGAGGGTTGGGTGGAGGGTACTGCTATCAGGCCTTCAGAGAGGCTGCAGG CTGATAAAACAGGATCTGATTCCATCCAGCCCACACCAGTCCACCACCACGTATCTACACCCTTCATCAGAACCACCATGGACACAGGAACGGGGCACAACCAGTCCCCTTGCTCTTGTAATAG tgagGCTATCCTGGCCCTGCAGTCTGAGGTGTCAAGGCTAaagaaggacctggaagaagGTTTAgtccagctgcctcacctcGCTCAGAAGATGGATTACCTGACCTCTAAATACAAGCAGGGTCGTCAGGAGCGCAGGTCTAAACCCAGACCCAGGATCCATCAGAAATCCTTGTCTAACAG TCCAGCAAAACTAGACGACTGGATTTCCTCAGATATGGAAGCCAGCAAGAGCAAAG TTACAGACAGTGATGACACAGCAGAATCTGAAATCACGCTGCAGTTCCACAGTTCACCAGCAGGGAGCAGTAGAGGCAGAGCTACGTTGGAGTCTGTGCCCCATCAGACACTGCGGTCCCACAGAG AGGAGTCGATGAAAACTTATAGCTTTACCAGCTTCAGTTTAAAAAGGGGCAAAGAGTTTTCAGACCACAGTGACAGACCACAGA CTGCCTTCATGGAGAGGTGGTCTCCACTTTCCACTGCATCGCTCCAGAAGCCGCTCCTCCAGGTCAACTATGGGTCCTCCAGCAGTCTCCCTGCCAG CTACAAAGTGAGggagccgccgcagcagccCATGCTTGACCAGCGGAAACGATCGACCCAGTCGGACACAGCTCTGCTGCCCAGCGACGTGTACTTCCAGCAGACGTCGACCCGCGCCTCAGCGCCCGCGAAGACCGGCGGCAGGACCACGCGTTGGAGAGGGAGCAAG GACGACGACGTGAACGGGACTCTGGACCGGGCCATCGAGGTGGCCCGCAGCATGAAGAGGACGACTGATCGGATGGCCAAAAGACTGTCAGCTGACCTAGCCAGAGCTCAAGTCCACAGAAAACTGCACCACGGGAAACACCATGCACCGTAA
- the LOC114845047 gene encoding microtubule organization protein AKNA-like isoform X4, with product MDREPEGSDEDVQEENRSTVLWEKSFQQSIFVDLSEDESLHFSDLEGSLNLHLSQAESAASEGSIHLSAGSAELSPLDDDTSSECSVIGSQSDRAVEKRSKSSRVQVSAQRPNTTQEDLPNNGDSGQNTSDEDQEDLPFDDDLGCLYFNQTVLSEGSRSSNGRETVHGSPNVLQQSSPLLQQIENKFIKSLEFVEDDDAKPTTLLKEDANSCGASKPNKVPSSNLVDINHVLLRHFSQEELLQSGRLIEAETLPELSLLESVDDTVFSLAQTRKSTAKDSNRSESHTRNSKISQSLCSGVTEEKKNDASKSSSSDEETRSNMDYASVSADSNKSSEDNGDVDGRKADDAGQASVPFVRTKSFSEIKYGQGQVHYPLPDFSKVAPKVKIPKAPSAAARPAPQSPSFIHRTQSSPGMLDVISRVLEDSVLPPEPYVFKHEDKQSSPALVHHLQTEYDKLLTRYAEAENLIDQMRLGTNAHTCSETMLNSNTEDHQVQRNDDDDDDDHKNLVQESSLGSMASHIPLSGFVEKGTTAPQSDLKQVSRASLIQSEEHPSDGEKMTAELSDIISQFTQKVNEFKLSVSNMLGSTGEQQMMLRSMMEAQDQLERKYRSKKDEHRALEMQNYMGLSRNTGTFDPNRLVEGEIFRIGMHLEDIKEMIEKNVREQISSSNETLQPEPSPLCVSPPPSLHEGPRVIFSAASCEMGTHNKVKGGEEEEKATIVARGDGGLERSSELISSDSLLKHTVWNSCSSWNPTEVSGRSEDGEGTEEEDSSFLSKGLDHSNILAYLSGSGSTSLQRDWTPDSSCSFLDGVLNPEEECMSLGVEASKSCATPRDSDAHCPLEPPLSASSRIVSPETDSGFGSSYLNQSGSGPFQPTHLTESGLRSSDSEGSSSNLQTAIHSVSLTSQQWAAVPNQCGGAVAVEGWVEGTAIRPSERLQADKTGSDSIQPTPVHHHVSTPFIRTTMDTGTGHNQSPCSCNSEAILALQSEVSRLKKDLEEGLVQLPHLAQKMDYLTSKYKQGRQERRSKPRPRIHQKSLSNSPAKLDDWISSDMEASKSKVTDSDDTAESEITLQFHSSPAGSSRGRATLESVPHQTLRSHREESMKTYSFTSFSLKRGKEFSDHSDRPQTAFMERWSPLSTASLQKPLLQVNYGSSSSLPASYKVREPPQQPMLDQRKRSTQSDTALLPSDVYFQQTSTRASAPAKTGGRTTRWRGSKDDDVNGTLDRAIEVARSMKRTTDRMAKRLSADLARAQVHRKLHHGKHHAP from the exons ATggacagagaaccagagggGTCAGATGAGGATGTGCAGGAAGAGAACAGGTCCACTGTGCTGTGGGAGAAGTCTTTTCAGCAAAGCATCTTTGTCGATTTAAGCGAGGACGAAAGTCTCCACTTCAGCGATTTAGAAGGTTCTTTAAATTTACATCTATCCCAGGCAGAATCTGCTGCATCAGAGGGTAGCATTCATCTGAGTG CAGGGAGTGCAGAGCTATCACCCTTGGATGATGACACATCCTCTGAGTGTAGCGTTATTGGCAGTCAGAGTGACAGGGCGGTAGAAAAGAGGAGCAAGAGCAGCAGAGTGCAGGTGTCAGCCCAAAGACCAAATACCACACAAGAGGATCTGCCTAACAATGGAGACTCAGGGCAAAACACGAGCGATGAAGATCAGGAAGATCTACCTTTTGACGATGACCTTGGATGCTTGTACTTCAACCAGACAGTTCTCTCTGAGGGCAGCAGGAGCTCCAATGGAAGAGAAACTGTTCACGGAAGTCCTAATGTTCTACAACAGAGCTCCCCTCTTCTACAACAGATAGAAAATAAGTTTATCAAAAGCTTGGAGTTTGTTGAAGACGATGACGCCAAACCAACAACTCTGTTGAAGGAGGATGCAAACTCTTGTGGTGCTTCCAAGCCAAATAAAGTTCCATCATCTAATCTAGTGGACATAAACCACGTGTTACTCCGACACTTCTCCCAGGAGGAGTTGCTTCAGTCAGGTAGGCTGATTGAGGCAGAGACCCTGCCAGAGTTGTCCCTGCTGGAAAGCGTGGATGACACTGTTTTCAGTCTGGCCCAAACGCGCAAAAGCACAGCAAAGGACAGTAACCGCTCAGAGAGTCACACTCGTAATTCTAAAATCAGCCAGAGTCTCTGCTCGGGCGTGACGGAGGAAAAGAAGAATGATGCATCGAAGAGTTCAAGTTCAGATGAGGAAACGCGAAGCAACATGGATTATGCCTCTGTAAGCGCAGACTCAAACAAGAGCAGCGAGGATAACGGTGATGTCGATGGAAGGAAGGCTGACGATGCTGGTCAGGCTTCAGTCCCATTTGTGCGCACCAAGTCCTTCAGTGAGATAAAATATGGCCAAGGTCAAGTCCATTACCCGCTGCCCGACTTCTCTAAGGTTGCCCCAAAGGTTAAAATCCCCAAAGCTCCCAGTGCAGCGGCCAGACCCGCTCCCCAGAGCCCCAGCTTTATACACAGGACCCAGTCTTCTCCTGGTATGTTGGACGTGATCAGCAGAGTCCTGGAGGATTCAGTCCTGCCACCAGAGCCTTACGTCTTCAAGCATGAGGACAAACAGAGTTCTCCAGCACTGGTGCATCACCTGCAG ACTGAATATGACAAATTATTAACCAGATATGCTGAAGCAGAAAACCTTATTGATCAAATGAGGTTAGGAACTAAT GCTCACACCTGCTCAGAAACGATGCTGAATTCAAATACTGAAGATCATCAGGTCCAgcgtaatgatgatgatgatgatgatgatcacaaAAACCTAGTCCAGGAAAGCAGTCTTGGATCGATGGCTTCTCACATTCCCCTATCAG GTTTTGTTGAAAAGGGAACAACAGCACCTCAGAGCGACCTTAAGCAGGTGAGCAGGGCCTCACTTATCCAGAGTGAGGAGCATCCCAGTGATGGGGAAAAGATGACTGCTGAGCTGAGTGACATCATCAGCCAGTTCACACAGAAA GTGAATGAATTTAAGTTAAGCGTAAGCAACATGCTGGGGAGCACAGGAGAGCAACAAATG ATGTTGAGGAGTATGATGGAGGCTCAGGACCAGCTGGAGAGGAAATACAGGAGTAAGAAGGATGAGCACAGAGCTCTGGAGATGCAGAACTACATGGGCCTGTCCAGAAACACTGGCACCTTCGACCCAAACAG GCTGGTGGAGGGAGAAATATTCAGAATAGGGATGCACCTCGAAGACATAAAGGAGATGATAGAGAAAAATGTGCGTGAGCAGATTTCCTCCTCCAACGAGACGCTGCAGCCGGAGCCGAGTCCCCTCTGCGTGTCCCCTCCACCGTCCCTGCACGAG GGGCCAAGAGTGATTTTTTCTGCAGCGAGTTGTGAGATGGGGACGCACAATAAAGTAAaaggaggtgaagaagaagagaaggcaACCATTGTGGCTCGTGGTGACGGTGGATTAGAGCGAAGCAGCGAGCTCATATCATCTGACTCTTTACTAAAACACACTGTGTGGAACAGTTGCTCCTCATG GAACCCCACAGAGGTCTCTGGAAGATCTGAGGATGGGGAGGGAACTGAAGAGGAGGACAGCTCTTTCCTGTCAAAGGGACTAGATCACAGTAACATCTTAGCATATCTGAGTGGATCTGGGTCAACTTCATTACAGAGGGACTGGACACCTGACAG TAGCTGTAGCTTCCTGGATGGAGTCTTGAACCCAGAAGAAGAATGTATGAGTCTGGGTGTGGAAGCATCCAAATCCTGTGCTACACCCAGAGACTCAGACGCCCACTGCCCCTTAGAACCTCCTCTCTCAGCCTCATCT AGGATTGTgagcccagagacagacagcgGATTTGGGAGCTCGTATTTAAATCAATCAGGGTCTGGTCCATTTCAGCCAACCCACCTCACAGAAAG TGGTTTACGAAGCTCAGACAGTGAGGGCTCGTCCTCCAACCTGCAGACAGCCATCCATTCAGTCTCTTTGACCAGCCAGCAGTGGGCTGCGGTCCCAAATCAGTGTGGTGGAGCAGTGGCAGTGGAGGGTTGGGTGGAGGGTACTGCTATCAGGCCTTCAGAGAGGCTGCAGG CTGATAAAACAGGATCTGATTCCATCCAGCCCACACCAGTCCACCACCACGTATCTACACCCTTCATCAGAACCACCATGGACACAGGAACGGGGCACAACCAGTCCCCTTGCTCTTGTAATAG tgagGCTATCCTGGCCCTGCAGTCTGAGGTGTCAAGGCTAaagaaggacctggaagaagGTTTAgtccagctgcctcacctcGCTCAGAAGATGGATTACCTGACCTCTAAATACAAGCAGGGTCGTCAGGAGCGCAGGTCTAAACCCAGACCCAGGATCCATCAGAAATCCTTGTCTAACAG TCCAGCAAAACTAGACGACTGGATTTCCTCAGATATGGAAGCCAGCAAGAGCAAAG TTACAGACAGTGATGACACAGCAGAATCTGAAATCACGCTGCAGTTCCACAGTTCACCAGCAGGGAGCAGTAGAGGCAGAGCTACGTTGGAGTCTGTGCCCCATCAGACACTGCGGTCCCACAGAG AGGAGTCGATGAAAACTTATAGCTTTACCAGCTTCAGTTTAAAAAGGGGCAAAGAGTTTTCAGACCACAGTGACAGACCACAGA CTGCCTTCATGGAGAGGTGGTCTCCACTTTCCACTGCATCGCTCCAGAAGCCGCTCCTCCAGGTCAACTATGGGTCCTCCAGCAGTCTCCCTGCCAG CTACAAAGTGAGggagccgccgcagcagccCATGCTTGACCAGCGGAAACGATCGACCCAGTCGGACACAGCTCTGCTGCCCAGCGACGTGTACTTCCAGCAGACGTCGACCCGCGCCTCAGCGCCCGCGAAGACCGGCGGCAGGACCACGCGTTGGAGAGGGAGCAAG GACGACGACGTGAACGGGACTCTGGACCGGGCCATCGAGGTGGCCCGCAGCATGAAGAGGACGACTGATCGGATGGCCAAAAGACTGTCAGCTGACCTAGCCAGAGCTCAAGTCCACAGAAAACTGCACCACGGGAAACACCATGCACCGTAA